The DNA region ACGGGCAAGGTTTCAAGCGAAATTGTATACGGAGTTACAAGCAAGCCTTCCGAGGAAGCCTCTCCGAATATGATACAGAACACCATTCGCAAGCATTGGACGGTTGAAAACAGCTGCCATTACATTCTGGATTGGAACTACGATGAGGATAGATGCAGAATAAGAAAAGGATACGGTCCTGAAAATTTGGCCCGGCTCAGAAAATTCGTCATCGCTCTGATCAAATCCAAAAAGTCGGATGGTGTGGCACAAAAAATGAGAGAACTGTTCAGGAACACCAGAGCGGTGCTGGACTATTTGAAAATGACAAAAAATTCCCAGGCCGCCCGTCAATAGGATATAAACGGCTTAGAACAAATTAGCCGTGGACTGAGAAACGGATAAGGGGTAATTCTTCTAACAGGCATCAAACTTTTTACTTTGCCATTATGATTGGAAACGCTCAGCTCAGGTGGAGGGGAACAATTCAATGACAGCCCATGCCATGCCATATCACTTTGAAACCGGGCTGTACCGGCCGCCCAGCGAGGGGGGAAGCAACTCCCTGCTCGTGCGGTTCACCCGGAACTGCCCCTGGAACCGGTGCACGTTTTGCGCCATGTATAAAACCGAAAAATTTGCGCTTCGCTCCCTTGAGGCCATCAAGTCCGATATTGATGCCATGGCCGCCATTTGCGATGAGCTTGGCGCCATTTCGGCAAAAAGCGGCTCAAGCGGGGGAATCAGCCGGGATGCGGCGGTGAAATTCCTGGGTAACCACCCGGAGCTCAATTACCATGAAGGCTTTGCCATGCTTTTTAACTGGCTGATCTCCGGGGGACGGACCGCTTTTCTGCAGGATGCCAACAGCCTGATTATGAAAACAGATGATCTGGTGGCGGCCATTCGGGAGCAGCTCCTGGAACTGCGCGTGACCATGGAGGATCTGGATATCACCGGCAGGGTCTGCTTCGACCATGCCGGAAATTACTGGCGCGACCCCGGAGGCCGGCTTGTTTTTTCCCATGACTACGAAGGATACCGGTTTCCGGATGATAAGCCGCAAGTGCTGAAACGGATTGCAGAAGGACTGGCGGCGGACAATCTCCTGCCCGGCTTTCTGCGGTTTTAATGGGGCGAATCCTATTTATTGCCTGGCCGCCTCCCGTTCTTTTTCCTCCAGGATGATGTGCGCGGCCATCCGGGCAGTTTCGCCGGCCACCGTCGCGCATTTCTCCGGCATTCCGGCCTTGAGCGCGGCCTCCATTTCTTTGGGGTCATAAAGATTAAAAAACTTCCCCGCCAGCTGTGTCTGCAGATCCGCGCACCGGCAGGTGCCATATTTTTCAATAAAGGCGTCGTGAAGTTTTTTTGAAAGAATGCAGGCTTTGAGCTGTTTTTTCATGTTGCTGAACTGATCTCCGGATCGGCCGAAAAAGTAGCCGATCGCCATGGTCCCGCCGGACAGGGCGCCGCAATGGCCGTCGCCGCTGAGTCCCACCCCGTCGGCAAGGCCGGTGGCCGCCCGGAAAACCCCGTCGTCTTCAACTCCAAAAGCCTCGAATATCCCCGCAAGACAGCACTGGGCACATCCACCACTCTCCAGTTCATGTCTTTTAGCATTATCAAAAGCTGTCTGAAGAATTTCCGTTCTTTCTTTTTCCATTCGATTTGTCCCCTTCGCGTGAATTTCTGTGCCAATTTCAGTTTTTGCTGCGCTCATCATTTTTAATGGGCAGGCAAAAAGTTGCGACAAGCTGTCCACCCGGACAAAATAGAAAAATTTGCCGGGTTTGTCTAATTCTTAATTTTGACCCGGTTTTTAATTACGATCCGGCATGCCCGGTTCAGCCTGGCGGTCTTTAAGGCAGAACAAAAGAGGGTGAAGACTGAAATACGCAGTATATTGTTTCCATGCTCAATATGTTGAGGGAAGCCGCTTCCTTTCGGGTCATTGATTTTATAATTATCTGAAAAAAATGAATAAATATCTGTGGCATATTTTTTGAAAGAAAATAGTAAAGCCGAAATGCGTTTCCTGGAATAACAGCTCAGATGATATCAGCTCAGATGATATCAACTGATTGCATTACAGCGCCAACCGGCTTCAATGATACAAACCAACGGATAAGCCAAAAATTCAACAATCCAACGAAGGGGGGGGAGACAAGCTGTTTTAGAAGAAATGGAGGATTTTGATGAAAACTTTATTTCGAAAAACAAAAGGATTGAAAACAATGGAAAAACAAAGACCATTCAGCAAGCGGAAATTTACTGCCATGCTGAGCCTGTTGCTGCTGGCTTCCTTTCTCGCTGTCCCGCAGGCCTGGGGAATGAACTTTCAGTTGCACCCGGACATCAGTATGGACCTGGACACCACCTTGATTTATGGCGCGTCCATGCGGATGAAGGATGCGGACGAGAAAAACCTGGGGCTCAATGTGGACGACGGCAATCGCTCCTTTGAGCAGTATGACCTGGTTTCCAACCGCTTCACGGTTCGCTCCGCCCTGGATCTGAGGCGCAAGCATGTGGGCGTGTTTGCCCGGGGCCGGGCTTTTTATGATGATGCCTATCACGGATCCAATGCCAATGATTCCCCGGAGACACATAACAACTTTCTGGGCGGTTCACTTGATGATCACCAGAAGTTTACCGACGCGGCAGAAGACCAGCATGGCCAGGACCTGGAGCTGCTGGATCTTTACGGTTACGCGGATTTCAGTATCGCCGGGCGGCCCCTGTCGCTCCGGGTTGGCCAGCAGGTGGTCTCCTGGGGTGAGAGCCTGTTCACCCTGGGTGGTATCTCAACAGCGCAGGGCTATGCGGATGCAAACATGCTCAATGTGCCGGGCGCGGAACTCGTGGATATCTTTCTGCCTTCGGAGCAGGTTTCCGCGCGGTTTAATTTTTTCCGCAATCTCTCAATTGCCGGTTATTACCAGTGGGAGTGGAAAAAGCACCGCTCTGAGGCGGTCGGTTCCTATTTCAGCACCATGGATTTTGCTGATGAAGGCGGGTATCATATGCTGGCAGCCCCCGGCGTGCCTGTGACCGCAGACCGCATTGACGATGACCCGGCCAGCGATTCCGGGCAATGGGGTGTCAGCTTGAACTATTACGCAGAGAATTTAAACAGCACCGAATTTGGGCTGTACTATTTGAATTATCATGAAAAATTTCCCCTGGTCTTTACGGTGCCCGGCGCCGGTAATTTGACAATGGACTGGGGCGACCCGATGCTCAACTTTTTTGACAGCCTGGGATACTATCTGGGCTATCAGGAAGACATTGACTTGTACGGCGCCAGTTTCAGCACGCAGGTGGGCCCCACCAATGTTTCCGGTGAAGTTACCTACCGGGCCGATTACGCAACACAGGTGGCGGATCCCACGGCGCCTTTGAAGTTTTCCTGATGAGCCCTTTGACATTGTTCAGGCGCTGGCCTCGGCCATCCACGTTTTCGGCCCGTTTGCCTTTGTCGACACCAGTACCCTGATGTTTGAGGTCGGCATGAACGAAGTGTTAGACGATGAGAATCTTTTTAAAGACAAATTTGCCTGGGGTTCCACAACCAGGATGAGCTTTTCCTTTTTCCAGGTTCTGCCCCAGTTGGATATGACTGTGCCGGTGTCTTTTAAACATCGTCCAAACGGAAAATCTTC from Desulfobacterales bacterium includes:
- a CDS encoding C-GCAxxG-C-C family protein: MEKERTEILQTAFDNAKRHELESGGCAQCCLAGIFEAFGVEDDGVFRAATGLADGVGLSGDGHCGALSGGTMAIGYFFGRSGDQFSNMKKQLKACILSKKLHDAFIEKYGTCRCADLQTQLAGKFFNLYDPKEMEAALKAGMPEKCATVAGETARMAAHIILEEKEREAARQ
- a CDS encoding DUF1302 family protein yields the protein MEKQRPFSKRKFTAMLSLLLLASFLAVPQAWGMNFQLHPDISMDLDTTLIYGASMRMKDADEKNLGLNVDDGNRSFEQYDLVSNRFTVRSALDLRRKHVGVFARGRAFYDDAYHGSNANDSPETHNNFLGGSLDDHQKFTDAAEDQHGQDLELLDLYGYADFSIAGRPLSLRVGQQVVSWGESLFTLGGISTAQGYADANMLNVPGAELVDIFLPSEQVSARFNFFRNLSIAGYYQWEWKKHRSEAVGSYFSTMDFADEGGYHMLAAPGVPVTADRIDDDPASDSGQWGVSLNYYAENLNSTEFGLYYLNYHEKFPLVFTVPGAGNLTMDWGDPMLNFFDSLGYYLGYQEDIDLYGASFSTQVGPTNVSGEVTYRADYATQVADPTAPLKFS
- a CDS encoding DUF1302 family protein, encoding MVQALASAIHVFGPFAFVDTSTLMFEVGMNEVLDDENLFKDKFAWGSTTRMSFSFFQVLPQLDMTVPVSFKHRPNGKSSLPGTFTEDQHQVSVGTDFIFRQKYEFGLSYTDFLGSAGDEDLKSDRDYLAFYVMYTF